The genomic segment atcaatcataaaACTAAATTAGATATGCTAGAATTGTAATAATTCATGGGTTTCAGGCACtcattttcatcaaaatcaatcataaaatttaattagatatgcTAGAATTGTAATAATTCAtgggttttatatttttgtaaagtAAAGGGTATACTCTTAAACATACCAATAATTTCTCATCATTCAGGCATCAaacatcatttgatttatatattgtGATTAAAGCACTGGTCAGCATAATCCAGGACAGAAATTCAAGCTCAATAGCATAACTGAAAAGAACCTTATGCAGCTAAGCTAATTAAGGGGAGCATTTCTAGAACAAAGGCCCATGTTCTCATGTTCCGATACATGAATTAGTTGCCTTCGAGAAGATTAGAGCACATGATTATGTTTCTTGTCCATCCACCAATATAATATAATCTTTGTTCTGGGTACAGAATATATCTAATATATGCATTCTCACATAACTAGATTCTCTTAATACAGTTAATTACTAAATTAACTTACTAATTAATTATGGTTCGATTCCGACACATATAAAACATTCAAATGTGGACCATGTGGAGGTGATCAGTTTGGTTAAGGAAGTTGAGGGTCTTGGATATTAGTTAACTACTACacttatatatgtatatataaagacacacacacacacacacacacacccgtTGTCTGTCCCTATACTTTTCCTTACACTTGTGAGTTCTTAATCGACTGCGCAGAGATGGTTTTTTGCTGGGGCTTTGACCGTCTCCTTGCAATGAATTGAGCTTTCCAATATATGAAAAGAAGGAAACAAGGAGTAGCTTTTTAAGGCTTTCGTGCGATACTTTGCATGAAGTCTCCTGTAGTTGATTAAAAGAATAGTTGATGCCTGCCAATTTGTAAAGTGTGTTGCTTGAAGTAATGGGTAACGTTCACTTTgcaatttccaaaaaaattaagaagaagaagacgttcGCATTGTTTATTATAACAGTTTAATAAATTATGGAGGACGTATGTATAACAGTTTCATGACTAATTAAGTGGCCAGGAGAACTGAAAGACATGACAGAAAGGAAGGtctaaaaactaaacaaaatgatgaatcaaGTTCAAAACAGTGAGATCACAATGTTTACGAGGAAATCTGGCAATGCTTGATTTCCAAAAGTGCTCAAGGAAGATGAAGTGGGGGAGCAGAAACTGGTCTGGGTGCCCATGCAACTTGCGGGCAGATCAAAAATTgattcaatcataaaaaaaatatgggtgatgtgaatttaatttattttatttttgttgatgatgatgaaaaatatgGAGTGTGTATTAAAAGATTAGTCAgtatattcaataaaattaattaatcatcataTACATTAATAATTGTTAGAAAAAGAGactaatgataaataaaaactaaaccagACTCCAGACGACATATGCATGCAAAGAGACATGATGTTGCGACGTGTCATGTTACATAGCAtctttatctaattaatttttttaaaaaaaacaaataaaataaaataaaaaatctaatttatttacttttatcttTGACGTGGTCCCTTGCATGATttgagtttaaaataaaaatttcaattcatcATTAATGTTTTAACTTTTATCTAACCTTGTGAGGCTCAactgtaaaagaaaaaattggagcaaaacaattataaatgaTACAATAGAAAAGAGTCGTGTATTAATCTCATATCTAGCTCAATAATTACGCTAACTTGTAGATATTTCTTTGTCTGGTTGAGCGTTCTTGTCAATCTAATTACTTTCATTTCTGTTCAGTACTGCGTTTTaaataaattctgaaaaaataatttaaaaataacttttttatattttatattattttaatagactgatatcaaaaataatttttttaaaataaaaatatattattttaatatatttttaaacaaaaattacttttaaaaacaatcactcATGTGATCAACAATCTCAAATATCAATCCTGAATGGTAGCTTAATTGATGAGGTCTTAAGTTTGTTCTTTAATattcacgagtttgaatctcctTAAAATCATTAGAGATTTACATaaccattaattttaaaatttataaaattactcAAGATAcacataatttaattcaaaaatcaatattaaaaaaaaattctcaaaatacCACTGCAATCATCTATAGACTTGATGTATGAatctatcaaagaaaaaaaaaaagaaaaggaaaaggaaaatgggGCCCAGTATCAACAAAGAAGAACATGACCACATGGTTGTTTGCGGGACCCACATcctaattttgatatttttgggcgggtctttctttcatttcttttccgGTGGGCAGCACATGGACTTCTCTCGAAGAAAAGTTGGCTTCAACTCTAAGAACCCAGACATATGGGTCCCATGTTCCTCCTTTTGAACGACCTTCCTCGCACGAGCGAGCGAGCGAGAGCTCAGCCCTGAAGGTGTTGCTTCTGTACATGCAGATTAATGACGTCTTCCACTTACAAACACCTTTTTTTTAGTGCTAAAGGCTAAAGAGCTTTAAATTCTGCCTCTCCTTCATCTGTGCCTCGCCAATACCATATATACCCTCGATGATGGTTTGAGGAGGGTATTCTTGTCctaagaatttcttttttatttaatcataggttaaaaaactcttaataaCACAATTATGACGAGATTAAGCTTTAactattttatctaatttcccgttttaatcaagtaaaccacaatcaacatatatatatatatatatatatattaaaaaaaaaacaaacctgaaCTTGACAAATGAAAACGACCCGGTCGGACCAACCGACCACACGGCCCAAACTTTAATGCACTCAAAATCACAGGCAATCAACTCGTATATATTCTGTCACCTACCTAGATGGACAAATCGCAACCGCTCTTTCTTAATACACGTGTCAACAAGAGAGTGGTTAGATAATCGTGCCGGCCAGCTTCCTATATTAACCCACAAGTGCCAAAGTTGTTGAGTCACATAATTTAGAAGTGCCCCCCTTTTCATTTCAACACGTTAAGTGCCCTCCTAGAATTCATCATCGCGGATAGTAGCGTACAGAAAATGTCACCGGAAAATGGTTCAAACTTGCTGGAATCCGATGCGGCCAACGTGAGTTTCAAGGAGACAGAGTTGACCTTAGGGTTGCCTGGTGAGTCTCGTGGGCTAGCATTAATAGAGAAAACAAGTGGCAAGCGTGGGTTTTTGGAGACTGTTGATCTAAATCTTGGAAGTTCATCTAATGTTGATTCTGATCATAACAAATATTCTGGGGAGTCCGAAACGGATGTGCCAAACACGGCTAAGCCTCCGGCAGCAAAGTAAGATATAAAGATTATTCATTATTACATCTCTCCTTACAGTCATATTATAAAGTAAATCAGAGCTAATTCATTTTTGTCCCGTGGAATCAATAAAATCATGTAAATCCATTTTTTTAGCTGCATATAATGAGGGgcgtgtttttttctttaatatttttgaattctttCTCGATTGCACCTCATAAATCCCTGAAGTCACCGAACTATTTAGAGAcaaatacatacatatatatatatatatggtaaatAATTAAGAGTAGTTAAGTCTTGAATTGATTATGGGTTGATTTAATTATAGAGCACAAGTGGTGGGGTGGCCACCGGTGAGGGCGTATAGGAAGAACGCAATGAAGAGCTGTAAATACGTAAAGGTGGCTGTAGATGGAGCTCCATATTTGAGAAAGGTTGACCTGGAGATGTACAACAGTTATCAGCAGCTCTTGAATGCCCTCCAGGACATGTTCTCTTGCTTCAGCTTCACCATCCGTATGTGCTCCatgaattaataattaagattcagtattttttttttttttcatttgcaaaGGGCATTTTAGTCATTTACTTTTCTTGAATTATTGTTGCAGGCAACTATTTAAATGAGAGGACAATTATGGAAAAGGAAGTGAATAATGGAGTAGAGTATGTACCTACTTATGAGGACAAGGATGGCGACTGGATGATGCTGGGGGATGTACCATGGAAGTAAGTTTCCCAAAGTGCCCTTGAAAATATTCATAGCAACTTTATAGAATAGTTTTCTCTTgggtcttattattttttttatatatttttaaattattttaatgattgatattaaaatattttttaaaaataaaaaaatattattttaatatattttctgatcagaaaaaaaaaaaaaactctcaaaaaccctaaaataaccATTCTAGTAtataatcaagattttttttttaacaatcaatGCTTGAATTTCTATGTATTTATGTTtaacaactttttattattattattcacagAATGTTTGTTGAATCATGCAAGCGTCTACGGTTGATGAAAAGCTCAGAAGCAACTGGATTTGGTAATTTATGAATTTCCTTGTCTTTCTAGCTAGTTGcatctattaattattttgtgcaTTGAGAGTATACTTCATGATTTTGGAGCACGCATGATCAACatgatttatttactttttattgatgaataaaatcataatttataattgttaaaaaccaaatcaaaataatttttttgacataatGAGATCgcgtgatatatatatatatagaagtaaataaattattgaagtAGGAAAACATTATTAATAATCAAAGTGAGATTAACCCATGTTTTGTCTTAATCTTATAGCAAACCTGTAAAGTAatcctttctttaattttattattgttacagCTCCAAGGACACCTTCAAAATGCTCAAGCTCGAGTTGATGATGAAGCCAGTTTTTATAAGAACATCCTTTGGAACCATGATATAATTGCTGTACAGAGGCTTTTTGTCTTCGTTTTTACCTTATACCATTAGGTTCTAGTTGGAGGTTTTCATTAGAAATAGAGAAATAAGAGAGACCAGCCAATACATGAATTGCATTATAGTCTTGGTGCATGAAATTGATGATGTGGACTCTCccaattttcaatattttgctATACCTTTTCGTTGAAtgcatataataatataatatagtgttttttagatcaatttgGATTCTTGTTACTGCTGTTTCTGTTTctagttaataaaataaaaaataatttcttaaaaaattgcTTATCAATTTATATGAAACCTTTGTATGATCTActattttaaacatattttatttgatgagagAAGCTTGATAATGATGACTTTTCCctgtaaaaatatttgaaaaaaaacatgagttttgtctcattttttgggtttgaatgattttggtttttttgaatgATCTTGAGGTATTTGGAGGTTAGTAGGTGGTATAGAAagatttatggtttttattaggtgtttttgagtgaaaataaattttcaactcaAAAAACTCTACCTCATGACTTTTTAACCATCACAGTAGTGGTTGAATTTTGAGTTTGAACATAGCAAGGAACTAGTTTTTTGCCAATGTATCAcatgtttctttattttaaaaaaattaatgagccGACAATATGGCCATGCATGCAAGCCTAAGTGGCCTAGCCTTAAAAATACCTCGGTTGTGTGGGTCTAGATCAAGCATGCATTACAATTACACCCctcaaaacacacacacaataaccgaaattgatttaatatgttaacgTCAAAATATTTTGCTATACCTTTTCGTTGaatacatataataatataatatggtGTTTTTTAGAACAATTTGGATTCTTGTTACTGCTGTTGCTGTCTCTggtgattaaaatgaaaaataatttttaaaaaaattgcccATCAATTTATATGAAACCTTTGTATGATCTActattttaaacatattttatttgatgagagAAGCTTGATAATGATGACTTTTCCCTGtaaaattttttgaaacaaGACATGAGTTTTGtctgattttttgggtttgaatgattttggtttttttggattataacgattttggtttttttggatgattttgaggTATTTGGAGCTTAGTAGGTGGTATAGAAagatttatggtttttattaggtttttttgagtgaaaataaattttcaactcaAAGAACTCTACCTCATGACTT from the Populus nigra chromosome 1, ddPopNigr1.1, whole genome shotgun sequence genome contains:
- the LOC133679208 gene encoding auxin-responsive protein IAA16-like is translated as MSPENGSNLLESDAANVSFKETELTLGLPGESRGLALIEKTSGKRGFLETVDLNLGSSSNVDSDHNKYSGESETDVPNTAKPPAAKAQVVGWPPVRAYRKNAMKSCKYVKVAVDGAPYLRKVDLEMYNSYQQLLNALQDMFSCFSFTIRNYLNERTIMEKEVNNGVEYVPTYEDKDGDWMMLGDVPWKMFVESCKRLRLMKSSEATGFAPRTPSKCSSSS